AACGTACAACAGCGCCAGGACAACACGGATCTAAAAGGGTTAAATTGTCTGGTTATGGACTACAAATGCAAGAAAAACAAAAGGTTAAATTCATGTATGGATTGACTGAACGTCAATTCAGAAATACTTATGCAAGAGCAAAAGGTATGCAAGGAATTACTGGTACAAACTTCTTACAACAATTAGAATCTCGTTTAGATAACATCGTTTATCGTATGGGATTAGCAATGACTAGACAAGGTGCTAGACAACTTGTTAACCATGGTCATATTTTAGTTAATGATAAAAAAGTTGATATTCCATCATACAATGTAAAAATTGGAGATAAAATCAAAGTTAAAGAAAATATGGCTAAAAACTCAAAAATTGTTGAAGCATTAACCAATAACCAAGCAACAGTAAGTTTTGTGAAATTTGATAAAACAAAACTTGTTGGTGAATATGTTCGTTTCCCAGAACGTTCTGAATTAAATCAAGAAATCAACGAAGCACTTATAGTTGAATGATACAACCGTTTAATCAAATAAGATTATAAAAAAATGACTCAGATGAGTCATTTTTTTATTTGTAATTTAGACTATCCTATTTGTTTAAAGATGTCTTGAATAATGCTTGTTGTTAAAACAAATGAAGAAGATTCTGAGATTACCCTAGCAGTTGAAATTGTAAGGAATGTCAAGTTGTCAAAGTTACTTTTATCTTCTGAAACTTTTAATTCAATTTTACTATTTGCTATTGCTAAAAACTTTTCGTTGGCTAATAGGAGTTTTTTAGTAGCTTTAATAATATCATTTAAATTGTTTGACTCCAAAATATCGATTAGACACTCTTCAAAAAAACGAAATTGTTCAGGTTTTTCATTTTTATCCACAAACTTGTCAAAAGTTCTAATTAGGCTTGATATATTATTTTTTAGCAATGAGATAGCAAAACTATTATTTACTGTTGAAATATCTAAATTTTCAACCTCTGAATTACTTCCTAAGTATTTAATTTTAGAAATACAAGAGACTGCAGAATCAAGATTTTTTTTAACAACTCTTGAGAAAACCAAAGTTTTCATAAAATCTTTCATATCCTGTTCAGATTTGATATCAACTTTATTAGCAAGTGACTCGATTTTTTCAACACTATCTGAGATAAGAATTATTATATCTTCTAGATTTTCCTTTAAATGTTTTTCATCAATTTCTTTAAGAAGATTAGCTAGTTCACGATTTATTTTCTGATCCATTGGGAATATTTCCCTTAATTCCTCACAATAATATTCAACTAAAGATTTTAGGTTATTTTTCCCTATTTCGCTTAATAGCATTTTTAGACCCCCGTTTTTTACTTAATTATAATAACATAATACTTTCTTTTTCCTCTTTTGATTAAGTAGAAAATTTTATCAATTGCTTTTATATTTTCGATAAAAATACCTTCGTCTTGTATTATTTGTTCATTAATTGAAATGGCTTTTTGTGAAATAAACTCACGTAATTCTCTTTTAGAAGTACCTACACCAACCTTAATTAAGGCTTCAAGAATATCGGTTTTCTTACTTATTTCACAACTAGGTAAACTTGAAATTGCAGTTTTTAAAACATCAGCTTTTAAACTTAAAATATCTCCTGTAAAAAACGCCTTAGTAATTTCTTTGGCTTTTTTTAAACCTTCTTCTTTATGAACAAATTTTGTAACTCATTCAGCTAAGTTAGTTTGCATAACTCTTTTACTAGGTTCACTTTTGTGATCCTTAACGATTTCTTTGATTTTTACTTCATCAAAATCAGTTAAGAATTTTAAAAGCATTTCACAATCATTGTCATCTTGATTGAAGAAAAATTGGTAAAAGTCGTACTCACTAGTTTTTTTAGCATCCAACCAAACAGCCCCTGATTCGGTTTTTCCAAACTTGGTTCCATCTTTTTTGGTCAATAAATTCATTGTAATTCCTGCAGCCTGAGCTTTTTCTTTACCCAATCGAGAAGTAATGTAGTCAATACCACTTGTGATATTACCTCATTGGTCACTTCCCCCAATTTCTAAATAACAATCATTATTTGTGTATAAATGAAAAAAATCATAAGCTTGTAACATTGTGTAAGAAAACTCTGTTACACTTAATCCAGTTTCAACTCTACTAGAAACACTCTCTTTTGCTAATAGATAACTTAGGTTAAATGATTTACCAACATCTCTTAAAAATTCAATTAAGCT
This Spiroplasma endosymbiont of Panorpa germanica DNA region includes the following protein-coding sequences:
- the tyrS gene encoding tyrosine--tRNA ligase — its product is MDILKELEWRGLLKQFTNEDKIKFAQKNGKGVYCGFDPTADSLHVGHLIQIINLLRFQKAGFKPIAVIGGATGMIGDPSFKKDERAFLTVEQLEKNVKGINDQLKSLIPNVDFQDNAKWLKSMSLIEFLRDVGKSFNLSYLLAKESVSSRVETGLSVTEFSYTMLQAYDFFHLYTNNDCYLEIGGSDQWGNITSGIDYITSRLGKEKAQAAGITMNLLTKKDGTKFGKTESGAVWLDAKKTSEYDFYQFFFNQDDNDCEMLLKFLTDFDEVKIKEIVKDHKSEPSKRVMQTNLAEWVTKFVHKEEGLKKAKEITKAFFTGDILSLKADVLKTAISSLPSCEISKKTDILEALIKVGVGTSKRELREFISQKAISINEQIIQDEGIFIENIKAIDKIFYLIKRGKRKYYVIIIK
- the rpsD gene encoding 30S ribosomal protein S4 produces the protein MSRYTGSTFKKARRYGFSILENGKEFSKGKKRTTAPGQHGSKRVKLSGYGLQMQEKQKVKFMYGLTERQFRNTYARAKGMQGITGTNFLQQLESRLDNIVYRMGLAMTRQGARQLVNHGHILVNDKKVDIPSYNVKIGDKIKVKENMAKNSKIVEALTNNQATVSFVKFDKTKLVGEYVRFPERSELNQEINEALIVEWYNRLIK